A single Plasmodium yoelii strain 17X genome assembly, chromosome: 10 DNA region contains:
- a CDS encoding leucine-rich repeat protein translates to MDEGINDKSLLELIKYSNNLELKQNEEIETIEICMEKSINLNIFDQFKNIKELYLIKNNITDISPLFKCVNLEILFLQINQIESILGIKSLTKLEKLNLFNNKLTEKFINIEENKNLTYIDLSDNQIENINFLSNTKSLIHINIANNKIKNLDPLKNNENIEYLNVSGNRLQKFEDVQVLWHLTHLKELYLNSIYYRNNVLVNSILYKHYFFNNFPNLQILDHEIIVDKNRKTTLRDMEVLKSIIDFKINLVQEKYYKEKYHILFINNKNICYLNNALKPFHSYCNIEEFLQMNHDKKESMLKIKDEINFLLSAYISRFNYIMRRLKEEKNLQIKYITTSMNSYFNIFFKNITTGQDEYKKIEDFIKLMFKSETLKNYFVDDIKIENIIKVKKLNHGQLDEMIENHLNSLIYQKKLLFLHPYNYCKINNFFEFDEEEKTSDDPEKKKFFEKNYVCSCYNINHILKTLIKLFLEEDCINDLVHLIYYKKKKEDYFIDLKNDINIKKKIMAYKKLDFLVFPIYIVETYLFPSEYKEVSAYSSQEYKANEKKGDKENEDQNINESKFKIYYTLPVHTNLKYIVNVSLVNKNKEKINDKPDINKSNYVAKIEKEKSKKKNFLEYVKMGKMNTNSIGNNKEINDNPSIDCFYFNDKIKDQFLQYALDFDSINFFNITKYFIKLSKVICEIRKNLFLLFSKEGIKSINDISNVADNNENSIHMKEKVELISLDDLEIVKKKKEESLVSDLPLSSINQCNDDNNNETNKKKENVLFLNNLNLSKISLKLLHDKFINLKELYLKNNNIHNLKYFFQHIEEYDMENLEHLDLSFNCIFDITPICNKFKNLIHFDMSYNYLYDYKQIMNFSINHQKIQYLSIKCNSIYFNQNYYDHVHILFPSIKKFNDIELVNKPDLNLRQYCFLETPFENNIHYTDCDNKQTIECRFLSETPIDEEIIRMENHQKLYKEINFSNYKFYVKKIDLSSLYIKFELTNLLDFSTFPKLEILNLSNNGIENLSNLKLPPKLKVLNLKNNKIVSIDNFINGELCCIEKIILDNNEIKNIDKINVLKNLKILRCSYNKISNIPILNNLKLIEINIHNNLIKDITNLILIKNKKQLVLLNIYNNKINFSNLDLYLTHIFPSLLILNNNYVERKIDTKKFFKSVYTLDIFFEIYNIYPPYTSLKVLEIKNLKIKNILFNINNDNFKNLEILDISNNYINTIKNLGPLDNLKVLILNNNKHINEDSFICENKKNVLNSFKSLQELDIGFCIISKTCFFKNCENLQNLKNLNLEGNNINLLKHLNYLKNLETLNLSNNKISKVCSNSFPQTLKNLNISNNLIRNLSEFCEMENLETLDLRVNRIDNIDEFKYLKNLNNLKELYLSGNRKIKEHFITIKDILNQVKYFDTRIMKDQENVKHEIEEKVEKNLTPKNVTPKNEANKKSTLTTPAKNNTTKLFKKVAIKNTQLKRVIKSKNGFDTKADQKNDFVLIGKKITSKGTY, encoded by the exons ATGGATGAGGGAATTAATGATAA aagtttattagaattaattaaatattctaATAATCTtgaattaaaacaaaatgaagaaattgAAACGATAGAAATATGCATGGAAAAATCTATTAAccttaatatatttgatcaatttaaaaatataaaagaattatatttaataaaaaataatattactgATATAAGCCCACTCTTCAAATGTGTAAATTTGGAAATTTTGTTTTTGCAAATTAATCAAATTGAGAGTATACTAG GAATAAAGAGCTTGACGAAACTCGAAAAGTTAAACTTATTCAATAATAAACTAActgaaaaatttataaatattgaagaaaataaaaatttgacATATATAGATTTAAGCGACAATcaaatagaaaatataaattttttatctaaTACAAAAAGCTtgatacatataaatatagctaacaataaaattaaaaatttagacccattaaaaaataacgaaaatatagaatatttaaatgttAGTGGGAACag acTTCAAAAATTTGAAGACGTACAAGTCCTTTGGCATTTAACCCATTTAAaagaattatatttaaattcaatatattaca GAAATAATGTCTTGGTGAATAGCATATTGTATAAACAttacttttttaataattttccaaATTTACAA ATATTAGACCATGAAATAATTGTGGacaaaaatagaaaaacaACGTTACGAGATATGGAAGTTTTAAAAAGCATTAttgattttaaaataaatctaGTCCAAGAGAAATATTACAAAGAAaaatatcatatattatttataaataacaaaaatatatgctACCTAAACAATGCATTAAAGCCATTTCATTCCTATTGCAATATAGAAGAATTTCTCCAAATgaat CACGATAAAAAGGAATCCAtgctaaaaataaaagatgaaataaattttttattaagcgCATATATTTCCAG atttaattatataatgcGCCGATTAAAAGAGGAgaaaaatttacaaataaaatacatcACGACATCAATGAACTCTTACTtcaacatttttttcaaaaacatAACCACCGGCCAGGATGA atataaaaaaatcgaagactttataaaattaatgttcAAATCAGAAACactgaaaaattattttgtagatgatataaaaattgaaaatataataaaagtaaaaaaactAAACCATGGCCAACTGGATGAAATGat AGAAAACCATCTAAATAGCTTAATTTACCAAAAAAAACTTCTTTTTTTGCATCCATACAATta ttgcAAAATAAACAACTTTTTTGAGTTTGATGAAGAAGAAAAGACAAGTGACGACCCCGAGAAAAAAAagttttttgaaaaaaattatgtttgTTCATGTTACAATATAAATCACATTTTAAAAACACTTATTAA aCTTTTTTTGGAAGAAGATTGCATAAACGATTTGgtgcatttaatttattataagaaaaaaaaagaagattattttatagatttgaaaaatgatattaacataaaaaaaaaaattatggcatataaaaaattagacTTTTTAGTATTtcctatatatattgttgAAACCTATTTATTCCCAAGTGAATATAAAGAAGTATCTGCTTATAGTTCTCAAGAATATAAagcaaatgaaaaaaaaggagacaaagaaaatgaagatcaaaatattaatgaatctaaatttaaaatttattataccTTACCAGTTCatacaaatttaaaatatatagtaaaTGTTAGTTtggtaaataaaaacaaagaaaaaattaatgacaAACCGGATATAAATAAGTCAAATTATGTTGCTAAAATAGAGAAGGAAAAaagtaagaaaaaaaatttcttGGAATATGTcaaaatgggaaaaatgaATACTAATTCAAttggaaataataaagaaataaatgataacCCTTCTATAGATTGTTTCTATTTTAACGATAAAATTAAGGATCAATTTTTGCAATATGCTCTAGATTTTGATTCTATaaacttttttaatattacaaaatattttataaagtTAAGTAAAGTTATATGcgaaataagaaaaaatctTTTTTTGCTCTTCTCTAAAGAAGGTATAAAATCAATTAATGATATTAGCAACGTTgctgataataatgaaaatagtaTCCATATGAAGGAAAAGGTTGAGCTTATATCCTTAGATGATCTtgaaattgtaaaaaaaaaaaaagaggaatCGCTAGTTAGTGATTTACCTTTATCATCAATTAATCAGTGTAATGATGATAACAATAATGagacaaataaaaaaaaggaaaatgttttatttttaaacaatTTGAACTTAAGCAAAATAAGCCTAAAATTATTGCATGACAAATTcataaatttaaaagaattatatttaaaaaataataatatacataatttaaaatatttttttcaacataTAGAAGAATATGACATGGAAAATTTAGAACATTTAGATTTATCATTTAATtgtatttttgatattacaCCTATATgtaacaaatttaaaaactTAATTCATTTTGATATGTCATATAATTATCTTTATgattataaacaaataatgaattttaGCATAAATCAccaaaaaatacaatatttaTCAATTAAGTGcaattctatatattttaaccAAAATTATTATGACCATGTTCATATTCTTTTTCcatctataaaaaaatttaacgaTATAGAACTAGTAAATAAACCAGATTTAAACCTAAGACAATATTGCTTTTTGGAAACAccttttgaaaataatatccATTATACAG aTTGTGACAATAAACAAACTATAGAATGCAGATTTCTAAGTGAAACACCTATAGATGAAGAGATAATAAGAATGGAAAACCATCAAAAGTTGTAcaaagaaataaattttagTAACTATAAATTTTATGTGAAGAAAATAGACTTATCAAGCttgtatataaaattcgAGCTAACCAATTTACTTGATTTTTCAACTTTTCCAAAATTGGAAATTTTAAACTTATCAAATAATGGGATTGAAAATTTAAGTAACTTAAAATTGCCTCCAAAATTAAAAGtgttaaatttaaaaaataataaaattgtgagtattgataattttataaatggaGAATTATGTtgtatagaaaaaataatattagacaataatgaaataaaaaatattgataaaataaatgtgttaaaaaatttgaaaatattaaggtgctcatataataaaataagtaatataccaatattaaataatttaaaattaatagaaataaatatacataataatttgataaaaGATATCACTAacttaattttaataaaaaataaaaaacagcttgttttattaaatatttataataataaaattaatttttcaaatcttgatttatatttaacaCATATATTCCCTAGTctgttaatattaaataataattatgtagAAAGAAAAATAGacacaaaaaaattttttaaaagtgTATATACTcttgatatatttttcgagatatataatatttaccCCCCTTATACATCATTAAAAGTTTTAGAAATTAAAAAtcttaaaattaaaaatatattatttaacataaacaatgataattttaaaaatctTGAGATCCTAGACATTTCCAACAATTACATTAACACAATTAAAAATCTGGGACCTTTGGATAATCTCAAG GTTCTAATCTTAAACAACAATAAGCATATAAACGAAGATTCCTTCATTTGTGAAAATAAGAAGAATGTGCTAAATTCTTTTAAATCTTTACaa GAACTTGATATAGGGTTTTGTATAATATCTAAGACttgttttttcaaaaattgtgaaaatttacaaaatttaaaGAACTTGAATTTAGAgggaaataatataaatttattaaaacatttaaattatttaaaaaatcttGAAACTTTAAATTtgtcaaataataaaatatccaAAGTATGCTCAAATTCATTTCCTCAGACTTTGAAAAATTTGAACATATCTAACAACCTAATAAg aaaTTTAAGTGAATTTTGTGAAATGGAAAATCTCGAAACTTTAGATCTTCGTGTGAACAGAATAGACAATATTGAcgaatttaaatatttgaaaaatttaaataatttaaaagaattatatttaagtggaaatagaaaaataaaagaacatTTTATAACTATTAAGGATATACTAAATcaagtaaaatattttgatacaCGAATTATGAAAGATCAAGAAAATGTTAAACATGAAATAGAAGAAAAGGTCGAAAAAAATCTAACACCAAAAAATGTAACACCAAAAAATGAGGCTAACAAGAAAAGCACATTAACAACACctgcaaaaaataataccaCAAAACTCTTCAAAAAAGTTgccataaaaaat acaCAATTAAAAAGGGTTATAAAAAGCAAAAACGGTTTTGATACG aagGCTGACCAAAAAAACGATTTTGTTCTAATAGGAAAAAAGATTACAAGTAAAGGAACTTATTAA